From the genome of Candidatus Aminicenantes bacterium:
CCTGGGCAGCCAATGCTCCCAGGATTATGGTCCCTTTTTCAACAAATATCGCGGCAACCTTCAGGGCTTCCTGGAAAAAATCAAAACCGCCTGGGTCGAGAGCAGCGATTACGACGAAAAAACCGGCATTCTGCGCGTAGTCGGCAAGCCCGCTCCCTGCGCCTGCCCGCTGGTGAAAGCGGGCCGGACCCCGGCCGAGTTCTGCGATTGCTCCCGCGGCTGGACGCAGGCCGCCTTTTCCACCGTGCTGGGCCGGCCGGTCACCGTCGAGATCGAGGAATCGGTCCTGCGCGGCGGTTCGCGCTGCAGCTTCCGCATCGGCACCAAGGGGTAACGCGATGAATAAGAATATTATACTGCAAGACGGGAAACGCATTGGAACCGGTTTAGCCTTCGTTCTAATCCCATTAATATTTATTTTTGCTTTTTCAGTGCATCCGGGATTGTTAACCCCTCACTTTCTCGGTGCAGAAGAACTCATCCATCGGGCGCATCAGAATGAGTTATTGCAATTTGGCCACATGCTGGTCACTCTGGGCACTGTGCTGCTGATCGTCATGGCATTGCACTTCATGACGCTTTTAAAAAAAACCGCGGCATGGGCAGGAAGCATCGGCGGCATGCTGGCGATCGTTGGAGCCGTGATACTTGCGGTGGACAAAGGCGCGTTGTGTCTGACGATGAGCGCCCTGCACCGCCTGTCCGAGCCGCAGTTTTCACAGATGATCCCGGGTTTACTGGCGATGTTTTCCAAAGAGGGGTGGCTGGTCATTCTCTGGGGTCTGGTTTTCCTGCCCATCGGTTTTGCGATTCAAGCGATTGCCTTGATCAAGACGCACGCGCTGCCGCGATGGCAGAGCATTCTGTTTTTGATCGGGGTGTTGTTCGTGGGAACTCCGGATGGCGTGGAAATCATCAATTTATGCGCATCCGTACTCATGGCCGTATCCCTCATTCCCTATGGTGTAAAGCTCATAAAAGAATCGCCTATGGATAATTCTGCGCCGAAGCTGTAGAACAAATGATCGTGGAAGTTGCAGGCCGGA
Proteins encoded in this window:
- a CDS encoding DUF4386 family protein, translated to MNKNIILQDGKRIGTGLAFVLIPLIFIFAFSVHPGLLTPHFLGAEELIHRAHQNELLQFGHMLVTLGTVLLIVMALHFMTLLKKTAAWAGSIGGMLAIVGAVILAVDKGALCLTMSALHRLSEPQFSQMIPGLLAMFSKEGWLVILWGLVFLPIGFAIQAIALIKTHALPRWQSILFLIGVLFVGTPDGVEIINLCASVLMAVSLIPYGVKLIKESPMDNSAPKL